ATAAAAAAACGTTTCCCTCTTGTAAGAGTGATAATTCGTCCAACAATTGTCCAAGGAGCTGAAGCTCCAGATGATATAATTAATGCAATTGAAGATTTCGAATCATTTGGTGAAATAGATGTTCTAATCTTAACAAGAGGGGGTGGTTCTATTGAAGACTTATGGGCTTTTAATGAAGAAAAAGTGGCAGAAAGAATTTTTAAATGTAAGATTCCAATCATTTCTGCTGTTGGACACGAAAGAGATTTCTCAATAGCGGATTTCGTTGCTGATAAGCGAGCTGCTACTCCAACAGAGGCTGGACAAATTGTTGTTCCAGATATAAACGAAATTAATAATCAACTAGAGAATATTAAATACAAATTAATAAAATCCTTAAAGCAGAAGTTAGAAGCTCACTCATTACACCTCAAAGCAATAGAAAAAAGTTATGCAATAAGACAACCTTTATATATTTTCGAGCTAAAAGAACAACGGCTAGATTACATTTACGATAAGCTTATTAAAGAAATTAGAACAAAAATTGAAAAAAATAAAGAAAAGCTAAGTAATATTGAAAAAATTATCCAGGCAACTTCATATGAGAGAACCCTTGCAAGAGGATATTCAATAACAAGAAAAGAAGGAAAGATTATAAAAGATTCATCCGAACTTAAAGAAAATGACTCAATCTCTATTATTTTTCATAAAGGCAAAAGTAGAGCAATCGTCCAAGAAATTGAAAATTAACTCTATCTTCCAACAGAAATAACCGTTTTATCTACAACTTTCTCAAAACCATCTATATTCTCAATGAGTAAAAAAACTATGTAAAGATCAATTGGAACAACCTCTCCTTTTTGGTCCTTACCATCCCAAACCCATTCTCCTGTCTCTCCCCCATATAGGTTAGAGTTTTCTCGCAATAAGTGTCCTCTTCTATCATATATTTTTATCGTTACCTTATTCCTCAAATAAGGTAAACCAAATGATATTACACTCATTTCATCTATCCCATCTCCATTAGGAGTAAAATGCTTAGGAAAAACGGCTAAATTTACTTTTTCCTTTTTATATTGTGCAAATATTGAATTCTTTTCTCCAGGACTTCCACCGGGAAAAACAGATGAACCCCAATTAGTTGGATTGCTACTTGAGATCTCTGGATTAACTCTTTCCAAAGAATAATTTCTATTTGCAAAACTCCCTTTATAAAACAAATAGTCCAAAAGAAAACCATCTTTATCAAAAACAAAAACACTATCTCCTTCATTTGAAAAAGATAATTTCGTCTCTAAAAAAGAAAGAGGCCTTTCCCCATAATAATTCAAAAAAGAAATAGAATCAGAAGTTACTACAAGATATCCTTGAGAAGGAATTTCTACTTTTCCTGAAAAATTATTATCTATTCTAAAAGAATCTAAAGAAATCTTATATGGTGTTCTATTAAAAAGCTCTATCCATTCGGGAGCTTTCTCTGGAGCAAACATAATTTCATTTATGACAATATCTGAGACTCCATTTCCTATTCTTATCCTCCTAAAGATAGTTTTACTTATTAAAGTAAAACCTACTAAGTAAACATCATCAAAAGGAAGAGAAAAATTAACTACAAAGGAAGAATCTTTTGGAATATTAAATATAGGAAAAGTGTCAATAAGCTCTCCTATATCAAGAATATTATTCCTGTTTTCATCATTAAATATTTTTATTGTTCCACTTAAGATTTCTTCATAAATATTAGTAAAATAAACTAAAACCTCATTTCCTTCCACTCGAATAGAATCTAACAAAAAATCTGGAGAAGAATAAACAGAATTTTTTCTTCCAGGAGTTGAACCAGAAGGATCTTTTGAAGCTTTCCAGTTTTCTGGAGTATCTCCTCCATAAGGATAAACTCTTTCTACAGAAACCCCATCTCCAGGATTAAAAGGGAAATAATAAGTAGAAATAGTATCACCTTTTGGCGAAATAAGAACAATTGGATCTGTTGTGGCAAGCCCATCTCCAATTGTAGTGTTACTAACAGTTAACAATAAACAAGAAGGAATACCGTAAGGCATATGGTACTCCCCAGAATCTGGAT
This window of the candidate division WOR-3 bacterium genome carries:
- the xseA gene encoding exodeoxyribonuclease VII large subunit; its protein translation is MLIYSVTEITTAIRKQVSNIGWVWVQGEVSNLTYHTSGHIYFSLKDETSVLKGVIFKSVARQLEFKLEEGRIFQVYGRIDIWEGASQYQIIGEKVLPGKFGFFYIKFQELKEKLEKKGLFDEKNKKPIPLFPKRIGIITSTEGAAIRDVLKIIKKRFPLVRVIIRPTIVQGAEAPDDIINAIEDFESFGEIDVLILTRGGGSIEDLWAFNEEKVAERIFKCKIPIISAVGHERDFSIADFVADKRAATPTEAGQIVVPDINEINNQLENIKYKLIKSLKQKLEAHSLHLKAIEKSYAIRQPLYIFELKEQRLDYIYDKLIKEIRTKIEKNKEKLSNIEKIIQATSYERTLARGYSITRKEGKIIKDSSELKENDSISIIFHKGKSRAIVQEIEN
- a CDS encoding lamin tail domain-containing protein; this translates as MIFLIFLFSNLCINEVMSNPLGSSGIGSSEDRNEFIEIFNLGLEPVDLKGWKISDFDAVDEIVPFYLLSRDSNTILLPGGFALILDPEYPDSGEYHMPYGIPSCLLLTVSNTTIGDGLATTDPIVLISPKGDTISTYYFPFNPGDGVSVERVYPYGGDTPENWKASKDPSGSTPGRKNSVYSSPDFLLDSIRVEGNEVLVYFTNIYEEILSGTIKIFNDENRNNILDIGELIDTFPIFNIPKDSSFVVNFSLPFDDVYLVGFTLISKTIFRRIRIGNGVSDIVINEIMFAPEKAPEWIELFNRTPYKISLDSFRIDNNFSGKVEIPSQGYLVVTSDSISFLNYYGERPLSFLETKLSFSNEGDSVFVFDKDGFLLDYLFYKGSFANRNYSLERVNPEISSSNPTNWGSSVFPGGSPGEKNSIFAQYKKEKVNLAVFPKHFTPNGDGIDEMSVISFGLPYLRNKVTIKIYDRRGHLLRENSNLYGGETGEWVWDGKDQKGEVVPIDLYIVFLLIENIDGFEKVVDKTVISVGR